The genome window ATCGACGACCTGGTTGCGCGCTTGAGCAACGCGCCCAATGCACCGCCAGCTGCGCCCGTAACGCCGCCGCGCGCGCCCCGGCCATCGGATTTCCTGCCGCCTATCCAGCGCTTTGAAGAACCGCCTGCCGCCGCGTCTGTCACCGCGCCCGCCGCCCCGCTGGCGTCACCGCTATCGCGCCGCAGCTCGGATCAGGGGATTGGCGAAGGCGAGCGCGTGTTGCGCGTCACGGCCGATACGCTGAACAAATTGCTGGGCCTGTCCAGCGAAACGCTGGTGGAATCGCACTGGATCGGGCCTTTCAGCGCGTCGATGCTGCGCCTGCGGCGCATGCAGTCTGGCGCTGCGCAGGCGCTGGACGGCGTGCGTGCTGCGCTGGCTGGGCAGCCGGTGGACGCGCGCACGCAGGCGGCTCTGGACGACGCGCAACGCATCGTCGAGCAATGCCAGCAGGAATTGACGCAGCGCACCAGCGAAGTCGATGAATTCGGCTGGCGCATGAGCCACTTGGCCCAGCGCCTGTACGACACCGCGCTGGCATGCCGCATGCGGCCGTTTGGGGATGGCGTGGGCGGCATGGCCCGCATGGTCCGCGATCTGGGGCGGTCCTTGGGCAAGCAGGTGCGTCTGGAAATCGAAGGCGATGCGACGCAGGTGGACCGCGACATTCTGGAAAAACTGGATGCCCCGCTGATGCACCTGCTGCGCAACGCGGTGGACCATGGCATTGAAATGCCGATGGACCGCATGGATGCCGGCAAGTCGCCCGAAGGTCTGATAAAACTTTCCGCACGCCACGCCGCAGGCATGTTGCTGATTGAATTGAGCGACGATGGCGCAGGCATTTCGCTGGACCGGCTTCGGATCGAAGTGGTCCAGCGCAAGTTGACCAACACCGAGACCGCTGCGCGCCTGAGCGAAACCGAATTGCTCGAGTTTCTGTTCCTGTCGGGTTTCAGCACCCGGGGCGAAGTCACCGAGATATCGGGACGCGGCGTGGGCCTGGATGTGGTGCAGACCATGGTGCGGCAATTGCGCGGCGCCGTGCGCATTCACCAGACAGCGGGGCAGGGCACGCGCTTTGTGTTGGAGATGCCCTTATCGCTGTCAGTCGTGCGCAGCCTGCTGGTGGAAGTGCAGGGCGAGATCTATGCGTTTCCGCTGGCCTATGTCAATCACGCTTTGCAGGTGGGCTGGGACGAAATCGAACAGCTTGAAGGGCATCAGCATTTCCGCTTTATGGACCGGCAGATCGGCCTGGTGTCGGCCCGCCAGATATTGCGCGGCAGTGAGCCCGCGCCCGCCGCGGAATCGGTGGCCGTGGTGGTCGTGGGCGACCACGACAAGCTCTACGGTATTGCCGTGGACCGCTACGTGGGGGAGCGCACGCTGGTCGTGCAGCCGCTGGATACCCGGCTGGGCAAGGTGCAGGATGTGATGGCGGGGTCCTTGATGGATGATGGCACGCCGTTATTGATTCTGGACGTCGAAGACATGCTGTTGTCGGTCCAGAAGCTTATTGAAGGCGGCCGGCTGACCCGCGTGGACGGAGGCGGTCCGGTGGTTCAGGCGCGCCGCCGCAAGCGCGTGCTGGTGGTTGACGACTCGTTGACGGTGCGCGAGCTGGAACGCAAGCTGTTGCTGAATCGCGGGTTTGAGGTTGCCGTGGCAGTGGACGGGATGGACGGCTGGAACATGCTGCGCAATGAGGACTTCGACCTGGTTGTGACCGACGTGGACATGCCCCGCATGGACGGTATTGAGCTTGTGTCGCGCATCAAGGCAGATCCGCGCTTGCAAAGCCTGCCGGTAATGGTAGTGTCGTACAAAGACCGCGAGGAAGACCGGCGCCGTGGGCTGGACGCAGGCGCCGACTACTATCTGGCTAAGGGCAGCTTCCATGATGATGCGCTGCTTGATGCCGTGGAAGATCTGATCGGAAAGGCACTGACGTGAGAATCGGGATCGTCAACGATCTGCAAATAGCTGTTGAGACCCTGCGGCGCGCCATCGCGCTGGAACCGGGCCTGGAAGTGGCGTGGGTGGCGTCCAACGGCGAAGAGGCGGTAGCGCAATGCGCGCGTGACCGGCCAGATGTGGTGCTGATGGACTTGATCATGCCCATCATGGATGGGGTGGAAGCCACACGCCGCATCATGGCGGAAACGCCGTGCGCGGTCGTCGTGGTGACCGCCGACGTGGCGCGGCACACATCACGCGTTTTCGATGCCATGGGCCATGGCGCGCTGGATGCCGTGGACACGCCCGTTGTGGGCGGGTCGGACATGCGCAGCGCCGCGGCGCCGCTCTTGCGCAAGATCCGCAATATCGGCTGGCTGATCGGGCGCTACGGCAATCGTCCCGCCTTGACCCCTGTGGCCAAGCCAGCCCCCAATCGGGATGCACAGCGTCTGCTGGTCATTGGCGCTTCCGCCGGTGGGCCGGCCACGCTGGCGCAATTGCTGCGCGACCTGCCAGAGAACTTTCCGGCAGGTATTGTGCTGGTGCAGCACGTGGACGCATCGTTTGCCGCGGGTATGGCGGACTGGCTGAACGACCAGGTGACGCTGCCCGTCAGATTGGTGCGCGAAGGTGAACGTCCTTTGCCGGGGCAGATTCTGCTGGCAGGCACGGACGACCATCTGCATTTGCTTGCCGATGGTACGCTGCGCTACACCCAAGATCCCAAAGAAAGCTTGTACCGGCCTTCTATCGATGTGTTTTTCCATAGCGTGGCGCAGCATTGGCGCGGCACGGCGGTAGGCGTGCTGCTGACCGGCATGGGGCAAGACGGCGCACGCGGATTGAAGGCCTTGCGCGAACGCGGATGTCTGACCATCGCGCAGGATCAGGCCACCAGCGCCGTCTACGGCATGCCCAAGGCGGCTGCCGCCTTGCAGGCGGCCGTGGAAATCAGACCCCTAGACCAAATTGCTTCCCGCTTGATCCAGGCTTTTGCCTGAGCGGCTGGATATTGCCAGACATCAAGGAAATACTATGCACCCTCCCATTGACAGCTCGGTCTCGGCGGATTTGAATTCGCACGCGGCCATGGTGTTGCTGGTCGACGACCAGGTGATGGTCGGAGAGGCCATCAGACGCGCCCTGGCCACGGAGGGCAACATTGATTTCCACTATTGCTCAGACCCGTACAAGGCCCTGACGGTGGCAATCCAGACGCGTCCCACCGTGATTTTGCAAGACTTGGTGCTGCCGGGCGTGGATGGACTGAGCCTCGTGCAGGAATACCGCAACCACCCCGTCACGCGTGATATCCCGATCATCGTCCTGTCGACCAAGGAAGATCCCGCGATCAAGGTCGCCGCCTTTGCGGCAGGGGCAAACGACTATCTGGTGAAGCTGCCGGACGCCATCGAGCTGGTGGCGCGCATCCGCTACCACTCGCGCTCCTATCTGGCGCTGGTGCAACGCGACGAAGCCTATCAAGCGCTGCGTCAAAGCCAGCAGCAGTTGCTCGAAAGCAATATGGAATTGCGCCGCCTGACGAATTCAGACGGTCTGACGGGTCTGGGCAACCGCCGTTATTTCGATGAATACCTGAACGCCGAATGGCAGCGCGCGCGGCGTGATGGCCGCGAGATCAGCATGCTGATGATCGACGTGGACCATTTCAAATCCTATAACGATACGTA of Achromobacter seleniivolatilans contains these proteins:
- a CDS encoding hybrid sensor histidine kinase/response regulator, producing the protein MNPDEMRDASLLELFQLETRTQVQVLNNGLLALEHDPTSASQLEACMRAAHSLKGAARIVDLHPAVRIAHAMEDCLVAAQEGRLRLQATDIDALLMGTDLLQRVATPGAELGGEIDDLVARLSNAPNAPPAAPVTPPRAPRPSDFLPPIQRFEEPPAAASVTAPAAPLASPLSRRSSDQGIGEGERVLRVTADTLNKLLGLSSETLVESHWIGPFSASMLRLRRMQSGAAQALDGVRAALAGQPVDARTQAALDDAQRIVEQCQQELTQRTSEVDEFGWRMSHLAQRLYDTALACRMRPFGDGVGGMARMVRDLGRSLGKQVRLEIEGDATQVDRDILEKLDAPLMHLLRNAVDHGIEMPMDRMDAGKSPEGLIKLSARHAAGMLLIELSDDGAGISLDRLRIEVVQRKLTNTETAARLSETELLEFLFLSGFSTRGEVTEISGRGVGLDVVQTMVRQLRGAVRIHQTAGQGTRFVLEMPLSLSVVRSLLVEVQGEIYAFPLAYVNHALQVGWDEIEQLEGHQHFRFMDRQIGLVSARQILRGSEPAPAAESVAVVVVGDHDKLYGIAVDRYVGERTLVVQPLDTRLGKVQDVMAGSLMDDGTPLLILDVEDMLLSVQKLIEGGRLTRVDGGGPVVQARRRKRVLVVDDSLTVRELERKLLLNRGFEVAVAVDGMDGWNMLRNEDFDLVVTDVDMPRMDGIELVSRIKADPRLQSLPVMVVSYKDREEDRRRGLDAGADYYLAKGSFHDDALLDAVEDLIGKALT
- a CDS encoding chemotaxis response regulator protein-glutamate methylesterase; the encoded protein is MRIGIVNDLQIAVETLRRAIALEPGLEVAWVASNGEEAVAQCARDRPDVVLMDLIMPIMDGVEATRRIMAETPCAVVVVTADVARHTSRVFDAMGHGALDAVDTPVVGGSDMRSAAAPLLRKIRNIGWLIGRYGNRPALTPVAKPAPNRDAQRLLVIGASAGGPATLAQLLRDLPENFPAGIVLVQHVDASFAAGMADWLNDQVTLPVRLVREGERPLPGQILLAGTDDHLHLLADGTLRYTQDPKESLYRPSIDVFFHSVAQHWRGTAVGVLLTGMGQDGARGLKALRERGCLTIAQDQATSAVYGMPKAAAALQAAVEIRPLDQIASRLIQAFA
- a CDS encoding response regulator, whose protein sequence is MHPPIDSSVSADLNSHAAMVLLVDDQVMVGEAIRRALATEGNIDFHYCSDPYKALTVAIQTRPTVILQDLVLPGVDGLSLVQEYRNHPVTRDIPIIVLSTKEDPAIKVAAFAAGANDYLVKLPDAIELVARIRYHSRSYLALVQRDEAYQALRQSQQQLLESNMELRRLTNSDGLTGLGNRRYFDEYLNAEWQRARRDGREISMLMIDVDHFKSYNDTYGHIAGDEALKRVANTIFSSCDRSTDLAARFGGEEFALVLPGTPAGSARLAAEKLRRAVEAMQIPQKDMGAGPWLTVSIGTATAIPTENQLCTDLIQVADRGLYQAKRQGRNRVVPGQMQDLKA